The genomic segment CGTTCTTTTCTCTACTTACTTAGACATTTCTAAGTCATCTATGGTTTCTTCGCGAAGGTGAGCTGAAACAGCGTCCTTCCAAAAAAGGTTCGGCAATTCCTCAAGCGCCTCAAATATTTCGTCCAACTTATCAAGATGATGCTTCTTTTTCTCTCTGGCTTCTTGGTGCTTCAGTTGCTGCCGGGTATTGAAATAGCTGATTCCTGCACCAATCAGGCCACCTATAAATGCGATTGCCGCGCCAGAAGCTGCGGCTACGACGGGAATCCAGGCTGGGTTAATCATCCTTCACCTCTTGAAGATTATTTGCCAAGGCACTTCCGGGCAGCGCGCGGGTCCAAATACTGACAATTAGGAGGTTAAATATTATTCGGCACGAGCGCGGCAAGCGTGAAAATACGCAGGAACGCCAGACCGGTCAAACAATTTTCTTGACTCAGTCACATTCATGTCAGAATGCTGCTTGGTCGAAATGAACGGCGACCAGCTCTTCAAATGCCAGAAATGATGACATGTCCTCGGAAATCCCGCCGCTACAAAAGAGTTTTGCCCCCGCTTCACCTAACCCACCTTTTCGATTACAATCCGCCGTCAAATTTGCGACCAAATCCAAACAGTACAGGAAATCGAACGATGGAGATCGTCCAGACTGACCGCGCCCCGCAGGCGATTGGTCCTTATTCACAAGCAATCAAAGCCAATGGATTCGTCTTTGCTTCGGGGCAAATTCCGCTCGATCCGGCGACAGGAGTGTTGGTTGACGGCGAGATTCGCGTTCAAACAGAGCGCGTGCTGAACAACGTCCGCGCCGTGCTGGAAGCCGCCGGGTCTTCGCTGGATCGCGTGGTGAAAACAACCGTGTTTCTGGCGGATATGAGTGACTTTGCGGCGATGAATGAAGTGTACGCGACGTTTTTTGGCGCGACGCGCCCGGCGCGTTCGACCGTGCAGGCGGCGCGATTGCCGCGCGATGTGAAAGTCGAGATCGAAGTGGTGGCTTTGGCTTGACCAATTCCTTGAACCAAAAGAATTTAGACAGGATTTACAAGATTGAACAGGATGGAACCCAATCTTGTTGAATCATGTAAATCCTGTCCATACCCCTCGTAGGAGCTAATTTACAGTGCGTAAAATCTTGTTGCATTTAGTGTTATTTGCGTTTGCGATTGCCGCCGCGGCTTGCGGTGGCAGCAGCGCCAGCGGCAGCGGAGGCGATGAAGTCGCCGCGACCGTCAACGGAAAGCAGATTTTGATCAAAGACCTGGACAGCGTCATTGCGCAACAGTTTCGCGGCCAGGAAGCCCAGCTTTCGCAACTGGCGCAGGCCGGTTACCGGTTGCAGGCGCTGGACACGATGATCAATGACGAAGTGTTGTTTCAGCGCGCCGTCAAAGAAGGCATCAACCCGACGGAAGACGAAGTTCGTCAGGCCGTTCAGCAATACAAACAAAGCCGCAGTTTGACCGAAGAAGCCTTTGCCGCTGAACTGAAGCAGATCAATCAGAGCGAAGAACAGTTCCGCGAACTGGCCAAACGCCAATTGGCAGTGAACAAACTGTACGAAAAGATCGGCTCGCAATTGAAGGTACAGGACCGCGAAGTCGCCGATGTGTACAACGAAAATCCGAAGCAGTTTTCATTGCAACCGGGCGTGTACCTGTCGGACATCATCATTGACCCGGCGAACAACGGAACGAAGTTCGACGCCGTGGGCGAACCCGCCGCTGAACAGCGCATCAAGGAAATCCAGACACGGCTGAAAAACGGTTCGGATTTCGCGACCATCGCGCGCCAGCTTTCCGAACACGAATCGTTCCGCAACAGCGGCGATCTGGGCTTTTTGGCCAAAGAGCAATTCGTAGGGCTGCCGCAGATGATGGGATTGCCCACTTCGCTGGGCGACAAGTTTATGGGCATGCAGGAAGGCGACATCACCGAACCCGTCAAAGATCAGGCCGGTCGCTGGCACATTTTCAAAGTGACGGGCAAACAAACCGAAACCCGCGACCGCACGCTGGACGAAGTCCGCAAGGAAATTAACGACGCGATTCTGTCTCAACGGAAACAGATTGCCGATGCCGCGTTGCAGGCGCGCGCTCGTGACGAAGCCAAGATCGAAAACTTCCTGGCCCAACGCATGCTGGACAATCCGAACAGTTTCGGGGTGTTGCGTCCGGCTCCGGGCGCAGGGAAAGCCGCGACCTCCGCAAGCCCGGCTGCTTCGCCGCAATCTTCGCCCGCACCGGCTGCGAGTCCGAAGAAATAACGAGACGGGGTGACGGGGAGACACGGGCGACCCAGGCGAACGCAAGTTTCTCCCAGTCGCCTGAGTCTCCAAGTCCCAGACAAATGCTTTTCCGTTTTTCTGAAGTCACCAAATCCTACGGCGCGCAGGAAGTGCTGCGCGGGGTCACCTTCCAAATTAATCCCGGCGAACACGTAGCTCTGGTTGGCCGCAACGGTGCGGGCAAAACGACCATTTTGCGTCTGATTACCGGAGCCGAAACTCCTGACGACGGCGAAATTGACGCGATGCGCGGCTTGCGCTTCGGCGTCCTGGCGCAGCATGTGGATTTCAGCGGTACGGAAAACGTGATGGATGCGGCGTTGTCAGTGTTTGAAAACCTGCGCTCGCTGGAAACCAAAATGCGCGAACTGGAACACGCGATGACGGAAACGGCATCCAGAAACGAGGGCGATGAACTGGATCGCGTGATGCACGAATACAGCGACGCGCAGCATGCGTACGAACGTGAAGGCGGATTCAGTTATCACGCCCGCGCCGAAGCTGTGTTGCTTGGTTTAGGGTTTGAAAAACCGGATTTCAGCAAACGCGCCGAAAACCTGTCCGGCGGTGAAAAGAATCGCTTGGGGCTGGCGCGATTACTGTTGCTGGAACCGGACATTCTGTTGCTGGACGAACCGACGAACCACCTGGACGTTGACGCCGTCGAATGGCTGGAAGAGTTTTTGAGCAGCTACAAATCGGCGTACCTGATTATTTCGCACGACCGATTTTTTCTGGATCATACGGTCAATCGCGTGCTCGATCTGGAATTTGGCCGGGTCGAAAGTTACAAAGGCAATTACAGCCAGTACGTCGTTGAAAAAGAAGAACGCCGCGAAATGCAGCAGCGCGCTTATGAACAGCAGCGCGAAATGATCGAACGCACGGAAGATTTTATTCGCCGCAATCTGGCCGGGCAGAAAACCAAACAAGCCAAATCACGCCGCAACATGCTGCAACGCATGGAGCGCCTGGAAAACGTCAGCGATCTGGACACGGCCAGCTTCAAACTGAAGCCGACTTCGCGTACAGGTGATCAGGTGTTAATTCTGGACAAACTGGCAATCGGCTTTAAGGCGAAAACGCTGGCTGAGAACCTGAACCTGACACTGCGCCGCACCGAACGACTGGGAATTATCGGTGGCAATGGCACGGGCAAGACCACTTTGCTGCGAACAATTTTGGATGAACAGCCTGCAATTGACGGCGAATACCGCTGGGGAGCAGGCGTCAACGTAGGGTATTACGATCAGCGGTTGCTGACGGTGGATGAGCGCAACACGGTGATTGAAGAGCTTCGCACCATTGCTTCCTCCGCGATTACGGATGGCGAACTGCGCGGCTTTCTGGGCCGGTTTCTATTCACTGGTGATGATGTATTCAAACCGGTGTCGGCGCTTTCGGGCGGCGAAAAGGGACGCCTGGCGCTTGCCAAATTGATTTACTCGCGCGTCAACGTGCTGGTGCTGGACGAACCGACCAACCATTTGGACATTGCTTCGTGCGAGGCGCTGGAAGATGCTCTGAACGAATTTGACGGCACGATCATTACCGTGTCGCACGATCGGTATTTCCTGGATCGCATCGCCACGCAGATTCTGGCGTTTACGGACAAAGGCGTTGAGTATTTCGACGGCGGTTACAGCGAATTTTACGACGCACATCACCGCACCCTGGCTGAACAGCAAGCGCGCGAAGCCGAAGCGCAAAAAGCCGAACGGCAGGCGCGCAAAGTCGAAACTCCGAAGCAAAACAAAACCAACAAATCTCGCCAGAAAGCTCCCAGCCCTGCTGAGATCGAAGCCGAAATTCACTCCTCTGAAGCCGAACTGCACAATTTGGCAGCATTACTTTCCACCGAAGAAGTAGCGCGCGATAAGGACAAGCTGTTTGAATTGAGCGAAAAGTATGAGGAATTAGAAGCGCGAATCGCGGAGCTTTATCAACGCTGGGAAGCGGCGCTGGAAGCGCAAAGCGCGGCTCAAACTGCCTGATCAAATGAAACTGACTCTTCCATCTTTTGCCAAAATCAATTGGACGCTGGAAATTCTGGGAAAGCGTGCCGACGGTTACCACGAATTGCGCACCTTGCTGCAAACGGTCAGCGTTGCAGAGGAATTGATTTTTGAACCGTTGGGGGAGGGAATCGAAATCGTTTGCGATCATCCGGATGTCCCGTGTGACGAAACGAATCTGGTTTATCGCGCCGCAAAACTGTTTGCGGATTTCACCGGAATCCGCAAAGGCGTTCGCGTGACGATCAACAAGCGAATCCCGACGGCTGCCGGTTTGGGCGGAGGCAGCGGCAATGCGGCGGTGACGTTTCTGGCATTGCAGAAACTTTGGCAAATGGAATTGGCTCCGCGAGATTTGTTTCCGCTTGGCGCAAAGCTGGGAGCGGATGTGCCGTTCTTCTTTATCGGCGGAACGTGTCTGGGCGTCGGACGCGGAGACGAAATTTACCCTTTGGCGGACATTCGGGCGGAAAATTTATTGCTGGTCAACGCCGGAATCCCGGTTCCGACACGGGAAGTTTACGGCGCTTTGCCGCCTGAGTTGACAAACCCCAGGGCCGTTACTAAGATGCCGACTTCTCTCGAGGCCGCTTACGCTGCCGTAACAACCCAAGACGAGCAAATTCGACTTCATAATGACCTGGAAATTCCGGTTCTAGCTCGTCACGAATTGCTTGGAGAAATCAAGGAAAAGCTCAAGCGGGCGGGGGCAAGCGGCGTATTGATGTCGGGCAGTGGTTCGACGATTTTTGCGATCTTTGACAGCAGCGAGGCGCGAAACGGCGCGCAACGCGAATTGAGTCAAAACGGCTGGTGGTGCGCCTCGGCACGCACGCTGAGCCGGGATGAATATCAACAGATTTACAGACAAGCGTTGGCCGGAGGTCAGGCTTGAGCTTACAGTTGGCTTCAACTTGAAAAGCTCGCCGCTCGCCAGCGAAAATCCGAT from the Acidobacteriota bacterium genome contains:
- a CDS encoding SurA N-terminal domain-containing protein, giving the protein MRKILLHLVLFAFAIAAAACGGSSASGSGGDEVAATVNGKQILIKDLDSVIAQQFRGQEAQLSQLAQAGYRLQALDTMINDEVLFQRAVKEGINPTEDEVRQAVQQYKQSRSLTEEAFAAELKQINQSEEQFRELAKRQLAVNKLYEKIGSQLKVQDREVADVYNENPKQFSLQPGVYLSDIIIDPANNGTKFDAVGEPAAEQRIKEIQTRLKNGSDFATIARQLSEHESFRNSGDLGFLAKEQFVGLPQMMGLPTSLGDKFMGMQEGDITEPVKDQAGRWHIFKVTGKQTETRDRTLDEVRKEINDAILSQRKQIADAALQARARDEAKIENFLAQRMLDNPNSFGVLRPAPGAGKAATSASPAASPQSSPAPAASPKK
- a CDS encoding RidA family protein; the protein is MEIVQTDRAPQAIGPYSQAIKANGFVFASGQIPLDPATGVLVDGEIRVQTERVLNNVRAVLEAAGSSLDRVVKTTVFLADMSDFAAMNEVYATFFGATRPARSTVQAARLPRDVKVEIEVVALA
- the ispE gene encoding 4-(cytidine 5'-diphospho)-2-C-methyl-D-erythritol kinase: MKLTLPSFAKINWTLEILGKRADGYHELRTLLQTVSVAEELIFEPLGEGIEIVCDHPDVPCDETNLVYRAAKLFADFTGIRKGVRVTINKRIPTAAGLGGGSGNAAVTFLALQKLWQMELAPRDLFPLGAKLGADVPFFFIGGTCLGVGRGDEIYPLADIRAENLLLVNAGIPVPTREVYGALPPELTNPRAVTKMPTSLEAAYAAVTTQDEQIRLHNDLEIPVLARHELLGEIKEKLKRAGASGVLMSGSGSTIFAIFDSSEARNGAQRELSQNGWWCASARTLSRDEYQQIYRQALAGGQA
- a CDS encoding ABC-F family ATP-binding cassette domain-containing protein yields the protein MLFRFSEVTKSYGAQEVLRGVTFQINPGEHVALVGRNGAGKTTILRLITGAETPDDGEIDAMRGLRFGVLAQHVDFSGTENVMDAALSVFENLRSLETKMRELEHAMTETASRNEGDELDRVMHEYSDAQHAYEREGGFSYHARAEAVLLGLGFEKPDFSKRAENLSGGEKNRLGLARLLLLEPDILLLDEPTNHLDVDAVEWLEEFLSSYKSAYLIISHDRFFLDHTVNRVLDLEFGRVESYKGNYSQYVVEKEERREMQQRAYEQQREMIERTEDFIRRNLAGQKTKQAKSRRNMLQRMERLENVSDLDTASFKLKPTSRTGDQVLILDKLAIGFKAKTLAENLNLTLRRTERLGIIGGNGTGKTTLLRTILDEQPAIDGEYRWGAGVNVGYYDQRLLTVDERNTVIEELRTIASSAITDGELRGFLGRFLFTGDDVFKPVSALSGGEKGRLALAKLIYSRVNVLVLDEPTNHLDIASCEALEDALNEFDGTIITVSHDRYFLDRIATQILAFTDKGVEYFDGGYSEFYDAHHRTLAEQQAREAEAQKAERQARKVETPKQNKTNKSRQKAPSPAEIEAEIHSSEAELHNLAALLSTEEVARDKDKLFELSEKYEELEARIAELYQRWEAALEAQSAAQTA